One window of Hevea brasiliensis isolate MT/VB/25A 57/8 unplaced genomic scaffold, ASM3005281v1 Scaf300, whole genome shotgun sequence genomic DNA carries:
- the LOC110671643 gene encoding nucleotide-sugar uncharacterized transporter 2 isoform X1: MGLVESLLENDARKFIKRKDSDAGEAGRALEELRSSLYNDFRTSEGAKRQQQRFCGPVVAMTFNFMVAVGVIMTNKLVMGKIGFNFPIFLTLIHYTTAWILLAIFKTLSLLPVSPPSKSTPFTSLFSLGVVMSFASGLANASLKHNSIGFYQMAKIAVTPTIVLAEFVLFRKFISFKKVLSLVIVSVGVAIATVTDLQFNFFGACIAIAWIIPSAINKILWSNLQQQANWTALALMWKTTPVTILFLLALMPWLDPPGALLFQWNLHSSSAIFTSALLGFLLQWSGALALGATSATSHVVLGQFKTCVILLGGYLLFNSDPGFVSIGGVIIALCGMSAYTSLNLQESRENSINQLQKQTLPVSKSKTESKAASEDTTNLDVTITSSANAV; this comes from the exons ATGGGGTTAGTTGAATCCTTGTTGGAGAATGATGCAAGAAAGTTCATCAAGAGAAAAGATAGCGATGCAGGAGAAGCAG GTCGAGCATTGGAAGAGCTCAGAAGTTCTCTTTACAATGATTTTCGAACTTCAGAAGGAGCCAAGCGGCAACAGCAACGATTTTGTGGGCCAGTTGTGGCTATGACCTTCAATTTCATGGTGGCCGTGGGGGTTATTATGACAAACAAATTA GTGATGGGAAAAATTGGCTTTAACTTCCCAATCTTTCTCACATTGATCCATTATACCACTGCGTGGATTCTGCTTGCCATTTTTAAGACATTGTCGCTGCTTCCAGTCTCCCCTCCCTCCAAAAGTACTCCTTTCACTTCACTCTTCTCCTTAGGAGTTGTTATGTCTTTCGCCTCTGGCCTTGCGAATGCCAGCCTTAAGCATAACAG TATTGGTTTCTATCAAATGGCAAAAATTGCAGTCACTCCTACCATTGTTCTTGCAGAGTTTGTTCTGTTtagaaaattcatttcatttaaaaAG GTTTTGTCTCTAGTTATTGTTTCAGTGGGCGTGGCAATTGCAACAGTAACAGATTTAcaattcaacttttttggtgcTTGTATTGCAATTGCATGGATCATTCCAAGTGCTATAAACAAAATTCTTTGGTCAAATCTGCAACAACAAGCCAATTGGACTGCTCTTGC GTTGATGTGGAAGACTACCCCAGTaacaattttgtttttattaGCATTGATGCCATGGCTAGATCCACCAGGGGCGTTATTGTTCCAGTGGAATTTACACAGCTCATCTGCAATTTTCACATCAGCTCTTTTGGGATTTCTCCTACAATGGTCGGGTGCTTTGGCTCTTGG GGCAACATCTGCaacctctcatgtggttttaggaCAATTTAAGACTTGTGTGATTTTATTGGGTGGCTATCTACTTTTCAATTCAGATCCTGGGTTTGTGAGCATCGGTGGAGTTATCATAGCTCTATGTGGAATGTCTGCTTATACATCACTCAACTTACAGGAGTCCCGAGAAAATTCGATCAACCAACTTCAGAAGCAAACCTTACCTGTATCAAAATCCAAAACAGAATCTAAAGCAGCTAGTGAAGATACCACAAACTTAGATGTAACCATAACCAGTAGTGCAAATGCTGTCTAG
- the LOC110671643 gene encoding nucleotide-sugar uncharacterized transporter 2 isoform X2, with product MMQESSSREKIAMQEKQSKLSGRALEELRSSLYNDFRTSEGAKRQQQRFCGPVVAMTFNFMVAVGVIMTNKLVMGKIGFNFPIFLTLIHYTTAWILLAIFKTLSLLPVSPPSKSTPFTSLFSLGVVMSFASGLANASLKHNSIGFYQMAKIAVTPTIVLAEFVLFRKFISFKKVLSLVIVSVGVAIATVTDLQFNFFGACIAIAWIIPSAINKILWSNLQQQANWTALALMWKTTPVTILFLLALMPWLDPPGALLFQWNLHSSSAIFTSALLGFLLQWSGALALGATSATSHVVLGQFKTCVILLGGYLLFNSDPGFVSIGGVIIALCGMSAYTSLNLQESRENSINQLQKQTLPVSKSKTESKAASEDTTNLDVTITSSANAV from the exons ATGATGCAAGAAAGTTCATCAAGAGAAAAGATAGCGATGCAGGAGAAGCAG TCAAAATTATCAGGTCGAGCATTGGAAGAGCTCAGAAGTTCTCTTTACAATGATTTTCGAACTTCAGAAGGAGCCAAGCGGCAACAGCAACGATTTTGTGGGCCAGTTGTGGCTATGACCTTCAATTTCATGGTGGCCGTGGGGGTTATTATGACAAACAAATTA GTGATGGGAAAAATTGGCTTTAACTTCCCAATCTTTCTCACATTGATCCATTATACCACTGCGTGGATTCTGCTTGCCATTTTTAAGACATTGTCGCTGCTTCCAGTCTCCCCTCCCTCCAAAAGTACTCCTTTCACTTCACTCTTCTCCTTAGGAGTTGTTATGTCTTTCGCCTCTGGCCTTGCGAATGCCAGCCTTAAGCATAACAG TATTGGTTTCTATCAAATGGCAAAAATTGCAGTCACTCCTACCATTGTTCTTGCAGAGTTTGTTCTGTTtagaaaattcatttcatttaaaaAG GTTTTGTCTCTAGTTATTGTTTCAGTGGGCGTGGCAATTGCAACAGTAACAGATTTAcaattcaacttttttggtgcTTGTATTGCAATTGCATGGATCATTCCAAGTGCTATAAACAAAATTCTTTGGTCAAATCTGCAACAACAAGCCAATTGGACTGCTCTTGC GTTGATGTGGAAGACTACCCCAGTaacaattttgtttttattaGCATTGATGCCATGGCTAGATCCACCAGGGGCGTTATTGTTCCAGTGGAATTTACACAGCTCATCTGCAATTTTCACATCAGCTCTTTTGGGATTTCTCCTACAATGGTCGGGTGCTTTGGCTCTTGG GGCAACATCTGCaacctctcatgtggttttaggaCAATTTAAGACTTGTGTGATTTTATTGGGTGGCTATCTACTTTTCAATTCAGATCCTGGGTTTGTGAGCATCGGTGGAGTTATCATAGCTCTATGTGGAATGTCTGCTTATACATCACTCAACTTACAGGAGTCCCGAGAAAATTCGATCAACCAACTTCAGAAGCAAACCTTACCTGTATCAAAATCCAAAACAGAATCTAAAGCAGCTAGTGAAGATACCACAAACTTAGATGTAACCATAACCAGTAGTGCAAATGCTGTCTAG
- the LOC131176985 gene encoding uncharacterized protein LOC131176985 isoform X1, protein MEEYKDVLLKSLQNAGVSIPSNVASVQDLTPATLVSICAQSLNLLDETASLPSSFPDSLVDKFKICTDMALAIKRLGYLGDMTYYKFLYPSEEDLFKLVRFLVERLSESSVDVKFPDLKDANSRRKIKEEGSTDNLEDWMEKADDRGLDLNHNQEKFKDLSLHNVESELSDSKVEDTSFSGLRTTNFGKDKLAFVGIGNLLAAEGNSGRDAFQKANPARDQSSKMRRESEILQDEEKVLMKEVAARNSELQKLEQELELLKDAAEMAFDDHHPIEFYLELLNKQVDSKKFNIVELESKWDAFKKPLEEKKRTLEESLYANIPEAQEKLQKLREVEPEKQSILSELRRREEEHSKLCVDLGKLPKLPTRTSYIERIKEITKNSRKQDADIERILKETREIQLESNSIRECLDRTYAVLDEMIFREAKKDPVGRQAYRLLTSIHECFEQISEKILMSDRIQREVAEYEKKLTAMAFRSLNVDKLQADLDAIKKENEHLEQQLEDN, encoded by the exons ATGGAGGAGTACAAGGATGTGTTGTTGAAGTCGCTCCAGAACGCCGGCGTTTCAATCCCAAGCAACGTTGCATCGGTCCAAGACTTGACGCCGGCAACTTTGGTCTCGATCTGTGCTCAGTCTCTTAACCTCCTCGATGAAACGGCGTCGTTGCCTTCATCTTTCCCCGACTCCTTGGTCGATAAATTCAAGATCTGTACGGATATGGCTTTAGCTATTAAGAGACTCGGTTACCTTGGAGACATGACCTATTATAAG TTCCTGTATCCATCAGAAGAGGACTTGTTTAAGTTGGTGAGATTCTTAGTGGAAAGGCTTTCTGAGTCATCTGTTGATGTTAAATTCCCTGATCTGAAGGATGCAAATAgcagaaggaaaataaaagaggaGGGCTCTACTGATAATTTGGAGGACTGGATGGAGAAAGCTGATGACAGAGGGTTAGATCTTAACCATAACCAGGAAAAATTCAAGGATCTTAGTCTTCATAATGTAGAATCAGAGTTGTCTGATTCCAAGGTTGAAGACACGTCCTTCAGTGGGTTAAGGACAACAAATTTTGGCAAGGACAAATTGGCTTTTGTTGGAATTGGAAACCTTTTGGCTGCAGAAGGGAACTCAGGAAGAGATGCATTTCAGAAAGCGAATCCTGCTAGGGACCAGTCATCCAAG ATGAGACGTGAGAGTGAAATATTACAAGATGAAGAAAAAGTTCTCATGAAGGAGGTGGCTGCAAGGAATTCAGAATTACAGAAACTTGAACAAGAGTTGGAGTTGTTAAAGGACGCAGCAGAAATGGCATTTGATGATCACCACCCTATTGAATTTTATCTTGAGCTGCTTAACAAGCAAGTAGATTCCAAAAAGTTTAATATTGTGGAATTGGAGTCAAAGTG GGATGCTTTCAAAAAGCCTCTGGAGGAGAAAAAGAGAACCCTAGAGGAGTCTCTTTATGCAAACATACCAGAGGCTCAAGAGAAGCTACAAAAGTTGAGGGAAGTTGAGCCGGAAAAGCAGTCCATCTTGTCTGAACTTAGGAGGCG GGAGGAGGAACATTCGAAACTTTGTGTGGATCTTGGGAAGCTGCCTAAACTGCCAACTAGAACATCCTATATAGAGCGGATAAAGGAGATCACGAAAAACAGTCGAAAACAGGATGCTGACATAGAGCGGATTTTAAAAGAAACCAGAGAGATTCAGTTAGAAAGCAACTCTATACGAGAATGCCTCGATAGAACCTATGCTGTTCTGGATGAAATGATATTCAG GGAAGCAAAGAAAGACCCAGTAGGACGCCAAGCTTATAGGCTTCTCACTAGCATACATGAGTGCTTTGAACAAATTTCTGAGAAAATCCTCATGAGTGACAGAATACAAAGagaagtggctgaatatgaaaagaAACTAACAGCCATGGCCTTCCGGAGCTTAAATGTAGATAAACTGCAAGCTGATCTCGACGCCATCAAAAAAGAAAACGAGCACCTTGAGCAACAACTTGAAGATAATTGA
- the LOC131176985 gene encoding uncharacterized protein LOC131176985 isoform X2 encodes MSCLRQFLYPSEEDLFKLVRFLVERLSESSVDVKFPDLKDANSRRKIKEEGSTDNLEDWMEKADDRGLDLNHNQEKFKDLSLHNVESELSDSKVEDTSFSGLRTTNFGKDKLAFVGIGNLLAAEGNSGRDAFQKANPARDQSSKMRRESEILQDEEKVLMKEVAARNSELQKLEQELELLKDAAEMAFDDHHPIEFYLELLNKQVDSKKFNIVELESKWDAFKKPLEEKKRTLEESLYANIPEAQEKLQKLREVEPEKQSILSELRRREEEHSKLCVDLGKLPKLPTRTSYIERIKEITKNSRKQDADIERILKETREIQLESNSIRECLDRTYAVLDEMIFREAKKDPVGRQAYRLLTSIHECFEQISEKILMSDRIQREVAEYEKKLTAMAFRSLNVDKLQADLDAIKKENEHLEQQLEDN; translated from the exons ATGTCTTGCTTACGGCAGTTCCTGTATCCATCAGAAGAGGACTTGTTTAAGTTGGTGAGATTCTTAGTGGAAAGGCTTTCTGAGTCATCTGTTGATGTTAAATTCCCTGATCTGAAGGATGCAAATAgcagaaggaaaataaaagaggaGGGCTCTACTGATAATTTGGAGGACTGGATGGAGAAAGCTGATGACAGAGGGTTAGATCTTAACCATAACCAGGAAAAATTCAAGGATCTTAGTCTTCATAATGTAGAATCAGAGTTGTCTGATTCCAAGGTTGAAGACACGTCCTTCAGTGGGTTAAGGACAACAAATTTTGGCAAGGACAAATTGGCTTTTGTTGGAATTGGAAACCTTTTGGCTGCAGAAGGGAACTCAGGAAGAGATGCATTTCAGAAAGCGAATCCTGCTAGGGACCAGTCATCCAAG ATGAGACGTGAGAGTGAAATATTACAAGATGAAGAAAAAGTTCTCATGAAGGAGGTGGCTGCAAGGAATTCAGAATTACAGAAACTTGAACAAGAGTTGGAGTTGTTAAAGGACGCAGCAGAAATGGCATTTGATGATCACCACCCTATTGAATTTTATCTTGAGCTGCTTAACAAGCAAGTAGATTCCAAAAAGTTTAATATTGTGGAATTGGAGTCAAAGTG GGATGCTTTCAAAAAGCCTCTGGAGGAGAAAAAGAGAACCCTAGAGGAGTCTCTTTATGCAAACATACCAGAGGCTCAAGAGAAGCTACAAAAGTTGAGGGAAGTTGAGCCGGAAAAGCAGTCCATCTTGTCTGAACTTAGGAGGCG GGAGGAGGAACATTCGAAACTTTGTGTGGATCTTGGGAAGCTGCCTAAACTGCCAACTAGAACATCCTATATAGAGCGGATAAAGGAGATCACGAAAAACAGTCGAAAACAGGATGCTGACATAGAGCGGATTTTAAAAGAAACCAGAGAGATTCAGTTAGAAAGCAACTCTATACGAGAATGCCTCGATAGAACCTATGCTGTTCTGGATGAAATGATATTCAG GGAAGCAAAGAAAGACCCAGTAGGACGCCAAGCTTATAGGCTTCTCACTAGCATACATGAGTGCTTTGAACAAATTTCTGAGAAAATCCTCATGAGTGACAGAATACAAAGagaagtggctgaatatgaaaagaAACTAACAGCCATGGCCTTCCGGAGCTTAAATGTAGATAAACTGCAAGCTGATCTCGACGCCATCAAAAAAGAAAACGAGCACCTTGAGCAACAACTTGAAGATAATTGA
- the LOC131176987 gene encoding ABC transporter G family member 26-like — LSKFNVNVCAAFCYGEEVYFCSILQFEDVVYRMRNSQASSANPVKAVLSKVASQLNLEQDNCKKILKGITGSIGPGEILDLMGPFGSGKTTQLKIIGGRLTDTIKGSITYNDIPCNAALKRRIGLTRDDVLFPQLTVDETLVFAAFLRLPGNMSQQQKYARVEVIV; from the exons TTAAGCAAATTCAACGTCAATGTCTGTGCTGCTTTTTGTTACGGTGAAGAGGTATACTTTTGCTCTATCTTGCAGTTTGAAGATGTGGTATATAGAATGAGGAATAGCCAAGCTTCCTCTGCCAATCCTGTGAAGGCAGTACTGTCAAAGGTAGCGTCACAGCTGAACTTGGAGCAAGATAATTGCAAGAAAATCTTGAAGGGTATAACAGGAAGCATTGGCCCCGGTGAAATCCTTGATCTAATGGGTCCTTTTGGTAGTGGTAAAACAACCCAGCTAAAGATAATAGGAGGAAGATTAACAGATACAATTAAAGGAAGCATCACTTACAATGATATTCCTTGTAATGCAGCCCTTAAGAGAAG GATTGGATTGACACGGGATGATGTGCTATTCCCACAACTTACAGTGGATGAAACTTTGGTCTTCGCTGCATTTTTGAGACTTCCTGGAAACATGAGTCAACAACAGAAATATGCCAGGGTAGAGGTCATTGTATAG